One genomic window of Candidatus Pseudobacter hemicellulosilyticus includes the following:
- a CDS encoding TlpA disulfide reductase family protein — MKAIIFFMLLWPVCGALAHEGGTATGKNPSIADTTGLGRPAVFSLTSPDGTVYNSGDLKGKVLVLDFWATWCAPCRKLTHEMDSLLTAYHQKKDFLMIGVDYRETNTAAAAAYWKEQGVPVPDGR, encoded by the coding sequence ATGAAAGCGATTATTTTTTTTATGCTGCTATGGCCGGTTTGTGGCGCCCTGGCACATGAAGGTGGAACTGCTACGGGCAAGAACCCGTCCATAGCTGATACAACTGGTCTTGGCAGGCCGGCAGTTTTTTCCCTGACCAGCCCGGACGGTACAGTATACAACAGCGGGGATTTAAAAGGAAAAGTCCTGGTGCTTGATTTCTGGGCTACCTGGTGTGCGCCCTGCCGCAAGCTGACCCATGAAATGGACAGCCTGCTGACAGCTTATCATCAAAAGAAAGATTTTTTGATGATCGGGGTGGATTATCGGGAAACCAATACAGCCGCTGCTGCTGCCTACTGGAAAGAACAGGGGGTACCGGTTCCCGATGGCCGCTGA